A stretch of the Archangium violaceum genome encodes the following:
- a CDS encoding prephenate dehydrogenase/arogenate dehydrogenase family protein, with amino-acid sequence MTVAIIGYGRFGRALGSLLEEAGIDYRALDPVADVPGARRAGSMRELLTGATRVVVAVPVPRMREVLEAMLPHLRPEQLVLDVGSVKVKPVQAMNEVLGTRVPWVGTHPLFGPLSLAMAERPLRVVVCPNPLYPEAAREARAFYERLGCEIIEQTPEGHDRVMAHTHALTFFVAKGMVDAGSGVDVPFAPASFKALSRTIETVRSDAGHLFTAIQHENPFAREARGHLLHALEAIHQELEAIPPEAATPDTPSMELPALETGLPELKETRELIDQLDHDLVELLARRAELARRALHAKAQAGTPVPDPAREDAVIATRRAWATELGVDPEGMEAIFRAILRFSRRAQQTKK; translated from the coding sequence ATGACGGTCGCCATCATTGGATACGGACGCTTTGGCCGCGCGCTCGGCTCGCTGTTGGAGGAGGCGGGCATCGACTACCGGGCGCTGGATCCGGTGGCGGACGTCCCAGGGGCCCGTCGAGCCGGCTCGATGCGAGAGCTGCTCACCGGGGCCACGCGAGTCGTGGTGGCCGTGCCGGTTCCGAGGATGAGGGAGGTGCTCGAGGCGATGCTCCCCCACCTGCGCCCGGAGCAGCTCGTGCTGGACGTGGGCAGCGTGAAGGTGAAGCCCGTGCAGGCCATGAACGAGGTGCTCGGAACCCGGGTGCCGTGGGTGGGGACCCATCCGCTCTTCGGTCCGCTCAGCCTGGCCATGGCCGAGCGCCCCTTGCGCGTCGTGGTCTGCCCCAACCCGCTCTACCCGGAGGCGGCCCGCGAGGCCCGCGCCTTCTACGAGCGGCTGGGCTGCGAGATCATCGAGCAGACGCCCGAGGGCCATGACCGGGTGATGGCGCACACGCACGCGCTGACCTTCTTCGTGGCCAAGGGGATGGTGGACGCGGGCTCGGGAGTGGACGTGCCCTTCGCGCCCGCGAGCTTCAAGGCGCTGTCGCGCACCATCGAGACCGTGCGCTCGGACGCGGGGCACCTCTTCACCGCCATCCAGCACGAGAACCCCTTCGCGAGAGAGGCGCGCGGGCACCTGCTTCATGCGCTCGAGGCCATTCACCAGGAGCTCGAGGCGATACCACCCGAGGCCGCCACGCCGGACACGCCAAGCATGGAATTGCCGGCGCTCGAAACGGGGCTGCCGGAGCTCAAGGAGACCCGCGAGCTCATCGACCAGCTCGACCACGACCTGGTGGAACTGCTGGCCCGGCGAGCCGAGCTGGCCAGGCGAGCCCTTCACGCCAAGGCCCAGGCGGGCACGCCGGTACCGGACCCGGCCCGAGAAGATGCGGTGATCGCCACGCGCCGGGCCTGGGCCACCGAGCTGGGAGTGGACCCGGAGGGCATGGAGGCCATCTTCCGCGCCATCCTCCGCTTCTCCCGGCGCGCCCAGCAGACGAAGAAGTAA
- a CDS encoding DUF6310 domain-containing protein, with product MRLRTWSALLLLLTACASAPTPRSMPRPHAFASTPTSGPRIRLVSAPMEPTPERSWIGKADLDKARALLSRARKDIEPHQWEQLDRKLTAAERAFEHFSRVARTSGQAAEVARGAEGLAQAGRAGTLAEALPRVGPLLAVLVLLYPSSTAGPEIDRRPPWVDAQREFEARLRDVSESSRQRMVELEAQPRPAKAAAREPSPQKQHASVLVEEDDPRCKPVPVKHLGGNDPHNKCADLMPSNSFPGWDVFVNGKNFDALQLATRTLWDVKTDDFDKHSSRSQDFLARVKLPELQREDRLARQCGYNFIVGVKSAAHKAVLFKLDRTLKVVVMDWC from the coding sequence ATGCGCTTGCGCACTTGGAGCGCGCTCCTGTTGCTGCTCACCGCCTGCGCTAGCGCGCCCACCCCGCGGTCGATGCCACGTCCCCACGCCTTCGCGTCGACTCCCACTTCGGGCCCGCGCATCCGGCTCGTTTCCGCGCCGATGGAGCCGACACCGGAACGGTCGTGGATTGGAAAGGCGGACCTGGACAAGGCCAGGGCACTACTGTCTCGGGCACGCAAAGACATCGAGCCGCATCAGTGGGAACAGTTGGACCGCAAGCTCACCGCAGCGGAACGCGCCTTCGAGCACTTCTCCCGCGTCGCGAGGACGAGCGGGCAAGCCGCCGAGGTGGCGAGGGGCGCCGAGGGCCTCGCCCAGGCTGGACGCGCCGGGACGTTGGCTGAAGCGCTCCCCCGAGTGGGCCCGTTGCTCGCGGTCCTCGTCCTGCTCTATCCCTCCAGCACCGCCGGGCCGGAGATCGACCGCCGCCCGCCCTGGGTCGACGCTCAACGGGAGTTCGAGGCACGGCTGCGGGACGTCTCGGAGTCCTCGCGGCAGCGCATGGTGGAACTCGAGGCCCAGCCTCGTCCGGCGAAAGCAGCGGCCCGGGAGCCCTCGCCGCAGAAGCAGCACGCGTCCGTCCTCGTGGAGGAAGACGACCCGAGATGCAAGCCCGTTCCGGTGAAGCACTTGGGCGGAAATGACCCGCACAACAAATGCGCCGACCTGATGCCGAGCAACAGCTTCCCCGGTTGGGATGTGTTCGTGAATGGGAAGAACTTCGACGCGCTGCAACTGGCCACGCGCACGCTGTGGGACGTCAAAACGGATGACTTCGACAAGCACTCGTCTCGGTCCCAGGACTTTCTTGCTAGAGTGAAGTTGCCGGAATTACAACGCGAGGACAGGCTCGCCAGACAGTGTGGGTATAACTTCATCGTCGGCGTCAAAAGCGCCGCGCACAAAGCCGTGTTGTTCAAACTAGACCGCACCCTCAAAGTTGTCGTCATGGATTGGTGCTGA
- a CDS encoding aminotransferase class I/II-fold pyridoxal phosphate-dependent enzyme, with protein sequence MVRPAKHIENVRYAIRNVVAEASRLEAQGREILYLNIGDPLKFDFRTPPHLIEAVHRAMRDGHNGYAPSAGIPEAREAIAREAQRNGIPGVTPADVVVSTGASEALDLALTALLEPGERVLLPCPGYPLYNALMARLSAQGVPYSLDEENGWSLDLEEIDALCTPGTRAILLCNPNNPTGAVLERKVLEDLLEIARRRGLVVLSDEIYDKLLYDKDKPHVPAASLATDVPIITFSGMSKAYLACGWRVGWLVFNNAHLMPELKSAVMRLADARLCGPAPQQYAIAPALDGPQDHIPEMMKRLRSRRDLMVRRINAIPGLSVVEPAAAFYAMPRIQLPGVLNDEDFVLSLLRTTGVLFVHGSGFGQKAGTTHFRVVFLPPEDILTTAFDRLEAFVRERYPR encoded by the coding sequence GTGGTCCGCCCTGCCAAGCACATCGAGAATGTCCGATACGCCATCCGCAACGTCGTGGCCGAAGCGAGCCGCCTGGAGGCGCAGGGACGGGAGATCCTCTACCTGAACATCGGCGATCCGCTGAAGTTCGACTTCCGGACCCCGCCGCACCTGATCGAAGCGGTCCACCGGGCGATGCGGGACGGGCACAACGGCTATGCACCCTCGGCGGGAATCCCGGAGGCGCGCGAGGCCATCGCCCGAGAGGCCCAACGCAACGGCATCCCCGGTGTCACGCCCGCGGACGTGGTGGTCTCCACGGGGGCCAGCGAGGCGCTCGATCTGGCCCTCACGGCGCTGCTGGAGCCCGGGGAGCGCGTGCTCCTGCCCTGCCCCGGCTACCCGCTCTACAACGCGCTCATGGCCAGGCTGAGCGCCCAGGGCGTGCCCTACTCGCTCGACGAGGAGAACGGCTGGTCGCTGGACCTGGAGGAGATCGACGCGCTGTGCACGCCCGGCACCCGCGCCATCCTGCTGTGCAACCCCAACAACCCCACGGGCGCGGTGCTCGAGCGGAAGGTGCTGGAGGACCTGCTGGAGATCGCCCGGCGGCGAGGGCTGGTGGTGCTGTCGGATGAGATCTACGACAAGCTCCTCTACGACAAGGACAAGCCGCACGTGCCCGCCGCGTCGCTCGCGACGGACGTGCCCATCATCACCTTCAGCGGCATGTCCAAGGCGTACCTGGCGTGTGGCTGGCGGGTGGGATGGCTCGTCTTCAACAACGCGCACCTGATGCCGGAGCTCAAGAGCGCGGTGATGCGGCTGGCGGATGCGCGGCTGTGCGGTCCGGCCCCGCAGCAGTACGCCATCGCGCCCGCGCTGGACGGGCCGCAGGACCACATCCCGGAGATGATGAAGCGGCTGCGCTCCCGGCGCGACCTGATGGTGCGCCGCATCAACGCCATCCCCGGCCTGTCCGTGGTGGAGCCCGCCGCCGCGTTCTACGCCATGCCCCGCATCCAGCTGCCCGGCGTGCTGAACGACGAGGACTTCGTCCTGTCGCTGCTGCGCACCACGGGCGTGCTGTTCGTCCACGGCAGCGGCTTCGGGCAGAAGGCCGGCACCACCCACTTCCGGGTGGTCTTCCTCCCCCCGGAGGACATCCTCACCACCGCCTTCGATCGGCTGGAGGCCTTCGTCCGCGAGCGCTACCCGCGCTGA
- a CDS encoding U32 family peptidase, producing the protein MPPRRPEILAPAGDLESLRAALASGADAVYFGLDEGFNARARADNFSLARLPETMAVVHRAGARAYVTLNTLVFEPELPVVERILRRVAESGVDALIIQDPAIALLARAICPQLELHASTQMTVSSAEGIRFARALGITRVVVPRELSTTEIRRLAGQTDMELEVFIHGALCMSWSGQCLTSEAWGGRSANRGQCAQSCRLPYDLVVDHQTRDLGDVRYLLSPKDLAGVRAVPELIDIGVHSLKIEGRLKGPQYVTTTVQGYRRWVEGILEGKPDERQLEKDLAAMSLTYSRGFSNGFLAGSDHQTLVEGRFPKHRGLYLGRVRSVSGKEVVVTPDERPWTGGLGLGEARPEAPNGQVSSPLAGNEPTPAAVDPRPGMGVVFDAGAPEDKHEPGGPIFRVDRKGNGWVLGFGHPGPDLGRVAPGQRVWLNSDPSLARHTESLLSHGEPEGRIPLTLKVSGAEGTPLRLHASAWGHESTATGQTPLAPSKGKGLDEALLRDKLGAMGGTPFTLARLDCTELAPGLHLPVSELKALRRDLVAELTAAVERGPKRTVEEKPVLEQVRASLLERVPEMPAEDTPRLLPLCRNDAQLEAVIAAGLREVELDWMEMVGLQRAVERARAAGLRVTIATVRVQKPGEEGYDARLDKLRPDAVLVRHWGAMMHFLERPAGQPRPVLHGDFSLNVTNSVTAAYLLGIGLDTLTFSHDLDETQLFSLLEHVPAHRFAVALHHHIATFHTEHCVYSHTLSSGRDYRSCGRPCEKHQISLRDRIGLEHPVIVDVGCRNTVFNAQAQSAASLVPKLLARGVKRFRVEFVRESREEATRVLTAYQELLAGRIPPSEAVRRAAVHEQFGVTRGTMQVLSQVPETKRG; encoded by the coding sequence ATGCCTCCCCGCCGTCCTGAAATCCTCGCCCCCGCGGGCGACCTCGAATCCCTGCGCGCCGCGCTCGCCAGCGGAGCGGACGCCGTCTATTTCGGGCTGGACGAGGGCTTCAATGCCCGCGCCCGCGCCGACAACTTCTCGCTCGCTCGCCTCCCCGAGACGATGGCCGTCGTCCACCGGGCCGGAGCGCGCGCCTACGTGACGCTCAACACGCTCGTCTTCGAGCCCGAGCTGCCCGTGGTGGAGCGCATCCTCCGCCGGGTGGCCGAGTCGGGCGTGGATGCCCTCATCATCCAGGACCCGGCCATCGCCCTGCTGGCGCGCGCCATCTGCCCCCAGCTGGAGCTGCACGCCTCCACGCAGATGACCGTCTCCAGCGCCGAGGGCATCCGCTTCGCCCGGGCCCTGGGCATCACCCGCGTCGTCGTCCCCCGCGAGCTCTCCACCACGGAGATTCGCCGGCTCGCCGGGCAGACGGACATGGAGCTGGAGGTCTTCATCCACGGCGCGCTCTGCATGTCCTGGAGCGGCCAGTGCCTCACCAGCGAGGCCTGGGGCGGACGCTCGGCGAACCGGGGCCAGTGCGCCCAGTCCTGCCGCCTGCCGTATGACCTGGTGGTGGACCACCAGACGCGCGATCTGGGCGACGTGAGGTACCTGCTCAGCCCCAAGGACCTGGCCGGCGTGCGCGCCGTGCCCGAGCTGATCGACATCGGCGTCCACAGCCTGAAGATTGAAGGCCGCCTGAAGGGTCCGCAGTACGTGACGACCACGGTGCAGGGCTACCGGCGGTGGGTGGAAGGAATTCTCGAGGGCAAGCCGGATGAGCGCCAGCTCGAGAAGGACCTGGCCGCCATGTCCCTCACGTACAGCCGCGGCTTCTCGAATGGCTTCCTCGCGGGCTCGGACCACCAGACGCTCGTCGAGGGCCGCTTCCCCAAGCACCGGGGCCTGTACCTCGGCCGCGTGCGCTCGGTGTCCGGCAAGGAGGTCGTCGTCACGCCGGATGAGCGTCCGTGGACTGGAGGCCTCGGCCTGGGCGAAGCGCGCCCCGAGGCCCCCAACGGACAGGTGTCCTCTCCGCTCGCGGGCAACGAGCCCACACCGGCGGCCGTGGATCCGCGTCCGGGCATGGGAGTCGTCTTCGACGCGGGAGCCCCCGAGGACAAGCACGAGCCCGGAGGCCCCATCTTCCGCGTGGACCGCAAGGGCAACGGCTGGGTGCTGGGCTTCGGCCACCCGGGACCGGACCTGGGACGGGTGGCACCGGGCCAGCGCGTGTGGCTCAACAGCGACCCGTCGCTGGCGCGCCACACGGAGAGCCTGCTCTCCCACGGCGAGCCCGAGGGCCGCATCCCGCTCACGCTGAAGGTCTCCGGAGCCGAGGGCACCCCGCTGCGCCTCCACGCGAGCGCCTGGGGACACGAGAGCACGGCCACGGGCCAGACGCCGCTCGCTCCCTCGAAGGGCAAGGGCCTGGACGAGGCCCTGCTGCGCGACAAGCTGGGCGCCATGGGAGGCACGCCCTTCACGCTGGCGCGGCTGGACTGCACGGAGCTGGCGCCGGGCCTGCACCTGCCCGTCTCCGAGCTCAAGGCCCTGCGCCGAGACCTCGTGGCCGAGCTGACCGCGGCGGTGGAACGAGGCCCCAAGCGCACGGTGGAGGAGAAGCCGGTGCTGGAGCAGGTGCGCGCCTCGCTGCTGGAGCGCGTGCCCGAGATGCCGGCCGAGGACACCCCGCGCCTGCTGCCGCTGTGCCGCAACGACGCGCAGCTGGAGGCCGTCATCGCGGCGGGCCTGCGCGAGGTGGAGCTGGACTGGATGGAGATGGTGGGCCTGCAGCGCGCGGTGGAGCGGGCGCGGGCTGCGGGGCTGCGCGTGACGATCGCCACGGTGCGAGTGCAGAAGCCGGGCGAGGAGGGCTACGACGCGCGCCTGGACAAGCTGCGTCCGGACGCGGTGCTGGTGCGCCACTGGGGCGCGATGATGCACTTCCTGGAGCGCCCCGCCGGCCAGCCGCGCCCGGTGCTGCACGGGGACTTCTCGCTCAACGTGACCAACTCGGTGACGGCGGCGTACCTGCTGGGGATAGGGCTGGACACGCTCACCTTCTCGCACGACCTGGACGAGACGCAGCTCTTCTCGCTGCTGGAGCACGTACCGGCGCACCGCTTCGCCGTGGCGCTGCACCACCACATCGCCACGTTCCACACGGAGCACTGCGTGTACTCGCACACGCTCTCGAGCGGGCGCGACTACCGGAGCTGCGGCCGGCCGTGCGAGAAGCACCAGATCTCACTGAGGGACCGCATCGGGCTGGAGCACCCGGTCATCGTGGACGTGGGTTGCCGCAACACGGTGTTCAACGCGCAGGCACAGAGCGCGGCCTCGCTGGTGCCGAAGCTGCTGGCGCGCGGGGTGAAGCGCTTCCGGGTCGAGTTCGTCCGCGAGTCCCGGGAGGAGGCCACCCGCGTGCTGACGGCCTACCAGGAGCTGCTGGCCGGAAGGATTCCGCCGTCCGAGGCGGTGCGGCGAGCGGCGGTGCACGAGCAGTTCGGCGTCACGCGAGGCACGATGCAGGTGCTGAGCCAGGTCCCGGAGACGAAACGCGGCTAG
- a CDS encoding efflux RND transporter periplasmic adaptor subunit: MVPNEQRSRGSWARKLGLLAVIVLAVAAVWWWLGGTSKPRTAAGPPTVPVVVEQVSRRDIPHLIRGIGTVQSLHSVVVRTQVDGLLTELAFKEGQRVNRGDLLARIDDRAIVAEVEQARAEKARNEAQLHAARIDLERYGNLVRDEAISRQAVDQQKAQVAQLEATLRANEATLAAAQVRLSYTRITSPVTGRVGLRRVDPGNVVRTSDAQGLVTVTQIDPIAVVFSLPQEELPRLQALLREPAAAPVTAFDRAGGAVLAEGRLTMIDNQIDPTTGTIPLKAEFPNAEGTLWPGQFVTVELKAGESQGATVVSARAVQRGLQGSFVFRVDESKATVVPVTVAYADDELAVVTSGVAPGDTVVSDGHSRLKAGSAVKISPPAGGAAKGASR; this comes from the coding sequence ATGGTTCCGAACGAACAACGCTCCCGTGGCTCCTGGGCCAGGAAGCTCGGTCTTCTCGCCGTCATCGTGCTCGCCGTCGCCGCTGTCTGGTGGTGGCTCGGCGGTACCTCGAAGCCACGCACGGCGGCGGGGCCGCCGACCGTCCCGGTGGTCGTGGAGCAGGTCTCCCGCCGCGACATTCCCCACCTCATTCGTGGCATCGGCACCGTCCAGTCGCTCCACAGTGTCGTGGTCCGTACACAGGTGGATGGCCTCCTCACCGAGCTCGCCTTCAAGGAAGGACAGCGGGTCAACCGGGGCGATCTGCTCGCCCGCATCGACGACCGCGCGATCGTCGCCGAGGTCGAGCAGGCCCGTGCCGAGAAGGCTCGCAACGAGGCGCAACTCCACGCCGCGCGGATCGACCTCGAGAGATACGGCAACCTCGTTCGTGACGAGGCGATCTCTCGCCAGGCGGTGGATCAACAGAAGGCCCAGGTCGCGCAGCTCGAGGCGACCCTGCGCGCCAATGAGGCGACCCTCGCCGCGGCCCAGGTCCGGCTGTCGTATACGCGCATCACCTCGCCGGTCACCGGGCGGGTCGGCCTGCGTCGCGTCGACCCCGGCAACGTCGTCCGCACGTCCGATGCCCAGGGGCTCGTCACCGTCACCCAGATCGATCCCATCGCGGTGGTCTTCTCCCTGCCCCAGGAGGAGCTTCCGCGGCTCCAGGCCCTGCTGCGAGAGCCGGCCGCCGCGCCCGTGACCGCGTTCGATCGCGCCGGAGGGGCCGTGCTGGCCGAGGGACGCCTGACGATGATCGACAACCAGATCGATCCCACGACGGGCACCATTCCCCTCAAGGCGGAGTTTCCCAATGCCGAGGGCACGCTCTGGCCGGGCCAGTTCGTCACTGTCGAGCTCAAGGCTGGCGAGAGCCAGGGCGCCACCGTCGTCTCGGCGCGCGCCGTCCAGCGGGGACTGCAGGGCTCGTTCGTGTTTCGTGTCGATGAGTCCAAGGCCACCGTCGTTCCCGTCACCGTGGCCTATGCGGACGATGAGCTCGCCGTCGTGACGTCGGGGGTGGCACCGGGCGACACGGTGGTCAGCGATGGGCACTCACGCCTCAAGGCGGGGAGCGCGGTGAAGATCTCCCCACCCGCTGGCGGGGCCGCCAAAGGAGCGTCCCGGTGA
- a CDS encoding SIR2 family NAD-dependent protein deacylase, whose translation MDQAIERVIAHLSRARSVLFITGAGISAESGVPTYRGIGGLYNGKTTDEGLPIEVALSGSMFRRRPELTWNHIHQIERACRGATFNRAHEILARFEECFERCWVLTQNVDGFHRAAGSRNVIDIHGDIHELRCTQCSFTERVVDYSSLEPCPNCPQCGALLRPEVVLFEEMLPQMKVMRLQQELATGFDVVFSIGTSSLFPYIDGPVLEAIARKRPTVEINPGSTDLSEVVDVKLQMGAVAACEALWAARDRWMPQRG comes from the coding sequence ATGGACCAGGCGATCGAGCGCGTCATCGCGCATCTCTCCCGTGCCCGCAGTGTGCTGTTCATCACGGGCGCTGGAATCTCAGCGGAGTCGGGTGTCCCCACCTACCGCGGCATCGGAGGGCTCTACAACGGCAAGACCACCGACGAGGGCCTGCCCATCGAGGTGGCGCTCTCGGGGAGCATGTTCCGGCGCCGGCCCGAGCTGACGTGGAATCACATCCACCAGATTGAGCGCGCCTGCCGGGGGGCGACCTTCAACCGCGCCCATGAAATCCTGGCGCGCTTCGAGGAGTGCTTCGAGCGCTGCTGGGTGCTCACGCAGAACGTCGACGGCTTCCACCGGGCGGCGGGCTCGAGGAACGTCATCGACATCCACGGTGACATCCACGAGCTGCGCTGCACGCAGTGCTCCTTCACCGAGCGCGTGGTGGATTACTCGAGCCTGGAGCCGTGTCCGAACTGCCCGCAATGTGGCGCGCTGCTGCGCCCCGAGGTCGTGCTCTTCGAGGAGATGCTGCCGCAGATGAAGGTGATGCGCCTCCAGCAGGAGCTCGCGACGGGCTTCGACGTGGTGTTCTCCATCGGGACCTCGAGCCTGTTCCCCTATATCGACGGGCCCGTGCTCGAGGCGATCGCGCGCAAGCGTCCGACCGTGGAGATCAACCCGGGGAGCACCGACCTGTCGGAGGTGGTCGACGTGAAGCTCCAGATGGGCGCGGTGGCCGCCTGCGAGGCCTTGTGGGCCGCGCGCGACCGGTGGATGCCTCAGCGCGGGTAG
- a CDS encoding DUF5953 family protein: MASIQKSLHLTVYAPALVDDDGRPLAIVHGMERAVPGLRLGWTTSERDDLIALPHRDEWVATDRTDNGFPFLCNDDENRVVTLTGWENARGLAADMTPHFEVHARLPHDEAGIAAAVDALEAVAEGARAIWGHMDPDGVAETVAQQFRHPGDDPHVPPKGLPSLKLPWDIPAPEIPHFLGWLNYWSDAAARAIGFPDPARDADLLSRSRRTATGGWVVRLTDAPLDLDNPAHLDALKRAYARFPEIGGRSTP; this comes from the coding sequence ATGGCATCCATACAAAAATCTTTACACCTTACCGTCTACGCACCTGCGCTTGTGGACGACGATGGGCGCCCTCTTGCCATCGTCCATGGAATGGAGCGCGCGGTTCCCGGCTTGCGGCTGGGGTGGACGACTTCTGAAAGGGACGACCTCATTGCATTGCCTCACCGTGATGAGTGGGTCGCGACAGACAGGACAGACAACGGGTTTCCGTTCCTCTGCAATGACGACGAGAATCGCGTCGTGACGCTTACCGGATGGGAGAATGCGAGAGGCCTTGCCGCAGACATGACGCCACACTTTGAAGTCCACGCGAGGCTGCCACACGACGAAGCAGGTATTGCGGCGGCAGTGGATGCGCTGGAAGCCGTAGCGGAGGGCGCTCGCGCGATCTGGGGACACATGGATCCGGATGGGGTGGCCGAGACAGTGGCGCAGCAGTTTCGCCACCCGGGGGATGATCCGCATGTTCCGCCTAAAGGGCTGCCCTCGCTCAAACTCCCATGGGACATCCCCGCGCCTGAGATTCCGCACTTCCTCGGGTGGCTGAACTACTGGTCGGATGCTGCCGCACGGGCCATCGGCTTTCCGGACCCCGCCCGCGACGCGGACCTGCTCTCGCGCTCACGGCGTACCGCGACGGGCGGGTGGGTTGTCAGGCTCACCGATGCGCCGCTCGACCTGGACAACCCCGCCCACCTGGACGCGCTCAAACGGGCCTACGCACGCTTCCCGGAGATCGGCGGGCGCTCCACCCCTTGA
- a CDS encoding PadR family transcriptional regulator produces MAISVVRLLVLGVIQMRGRAAHGYAVHRELVTWRVDTWTRVKPGSIYHALKQLTKEGKLRAAGVEESTEGPGRTLYALTQEGEAEFRELLDAALSSIEWEELGAGVAFMQTLPRQHVIRLLKEQHRRATEISVGLEKMVPMFPHRDQPPHTQDLLELWSGGIAATARWTKALLQRLESGEYVMADDTKRPQ; encoded by the coding sequence ATGGCCATATCGGTGGTGAGACTTCTCGTGCTGGGCGTCATTCAGATGCGTGGACGGGCGGCGCATGGCTATGCCGTGCATCGCGAGCTCGTCACCTGGAGGGTCGACACCTGGACCCGTGTCAAGCCTGGATCCATCTACCATGCGCTCAAGCAGCTCACGAAGGAGGGGAAGCTCCGAGCCGCCGGCGTGGAGGAGAGCACCGAGGGGCCGGGCAGAACGCTCTATGCGCTGACCCAGGAGGGCGAAGCCGAGTTTCGTGAGCTCCTCGACGCTGCATTGTCGAGCATCGAGTGGGAGGAGCTCGGGGCGGGGGTCGCATTCATGCAGACACTGCCGCGTCAACACGTCATCCGCCTGTTGAAAGAACAGCATCGCCGAGCCACGGAGATCAGTGTCGGATTGGAGAAGATGGTTCCGATGTTTCCCCACCGCGACCAACCGCCACACACCCAGGACCTGCTCGAGCTGTGGAGCGGAGGAATTGCCGCGACGGCACGCTGGACCAAAGCGCTGCTCCAACGACTGGAGTCAGGTGAGTATGTGATGGCAGACGACACGAAGCGTCCTCAATAG
- a CDS encoding alpha/beta fold hydrolase, whose translation MTEARLHDGSIIEFEVHGEGPTLLLPVNPRPVEGPRAEQMRKYGADPALGHSLIKGLSTAFRVVAVDYEGHILRTPKPDTLTPVNVVTDLLSVADAAGAERFAYYGYSWLAMIGMQLAIRTGRLSALVMGGFPPLNGPYAEMLRVTTAAHEMASAAQSSREADDSEWSSVALSREQTRQFVTLYQALQGFDDRAAQSRFTCARLCFVGSADEMRYGKNWGDVHVSLAGPIVNGRAQLEELGWDVRVLEGLNHMQAMQATQVVPIIRPWLETRMGSAGPAASLAR comes from the coding sequence ATGACTGAGGCGAGGTTGCATGACGGAAGCATCATCGAGTTTGAGGTCCACGGTGAGGGGCCAACCCTGCTGCTGCCGGTCAATCCGCGGCCGGTCGAAGGCCCGCGGGCCGAGCAGATGCGGAAGTACGGTGCCGATCCGGCCCTGGGCCACTCCCTCATCAAGGGCCTGAGCACCGCCTTTCGAGTGGTCGCCGTCGACTATGAGGGGCATATCCTGCGCACTCCGAAGCCGGACACGTTGACGCCGGTCAACGTCGTCACGGACCTCCTCTCCGTGGCCGATGCCGCGGGAGCGGAGCGATTCGCCTACTATGGGTACTCATGGCTTGCCATGATCGGGATGCAACTCGCCATCCGGACCGGCCGCCTGTCGGCACTCGTCATGGGCGGATTCCCGCCGCTCAACGGGCCCTACGCGGAAATGCTTCGGGTCACCACCGCGGCCCACGAGATGGCGAGCGCTGCTCAGAGCTCGCGGGAAGCGGATGACTCCGAATGGTCGTCCGTGGCTTTGTCGCGGGAGCAGACTCGGCAGTTTGTCACCCTCTATCAGGCGCTGCAGGGATTCGACGACAGGGCCGCCCAATCGCGGTTCACGTGTGCCCGCCTCTGCTTCGTGGGCTCGGCGGACGAGATGCGGTACGGCAAGAACTGGGGCGATGTCCACGTGAGCCTGGCGGGCCCGATCGTGAACGGACGAGCACAACTGGAAGAGCTCGGCTGGGATGTGCGAGTGCTCGAGGGGCTCAATCACATGCAGGCCATGCAGGCGACGCAGGTCGTGCCCATCATCCGTCCGTGGCTGGAGACCCGCATGGGCAGCGCGGGCCCGGCCGCTTCTCTGGCCCGGTGA